The Oxalobacteraceae bacterium OTU3CINTB1 genome includes a window with the following:
- a CDS encoding pyrimidine/purine nucleoside phosphorylase, whose amino-acid sequence MSAQFDQVSVVKKSNIYFDGKCVSHNIILADGSKKSVGVIFPSSLTFNTGAPETMEITGGVCKVRQAGATEWQTYGAGQEFKVPANSHFDIETVETVDYVCHFG is encoded by the coding sequence ATGAGTGCTCAATTTGATCAAGTCAGCGTCGTCAAGAAATCGAACATCTACTTCGACGGCAAATGCGTGTCGCACAATATCATCCTCGCCGACGGCAGCAAGAAGAGCGTCGGCGTGATCTTCCCATCGAGCCTGACCTTTAACACCGGCGCGCCGGAGACCATGGAGATCACCGGCGGCGTGTGCAAGGTGCGACAGGCCGGCGCCACGGAATGGCAGACTTACGGCGCAGGGCAGGAATTCAAAGTGCCCGCGAATTCGCACTTCGACATCGAGACCGTGGAAACGGTCGATTACGTTTGCCATTTCGGCTAA
- the cheB gene encoding chemotaxis-specific protein-glutamate methyltransferase CheB gives MKIAIANDVAMAAEALRRVVASTAEHQVLWIARTGAEAVRMCADNRPDLILMDLNMPELDGVEATRQIMEHSPCAILVVTGRPQDNVNQVFRALGAGALDVTATPVLQGQPGGDSELLAKIRTMDKLIRHSGGTQAMAPRTSPNGAANGQAQGWHHSADGPGVPVQVTSLLAIGASTGGPMAVSKLLAGWTPPRGCAIVVVQHIDQHFADNFARWLGEQLDMPVRAAEEGDELAAGTVLIAKSNDHLTLDQNYRLRYDANPKEYAYRPSVDVFFHCVAQHWKGEAIGVLLTGMGRDGAEGLLAMRRAGHTTIAQDQASSAVYGMPRAAAELDAAQMVLPLTKIGPVLRSTLGSR, from the coding sequence ATGAAGATCGCCATCGCCAACGATGTCGCCATGGCAGCGGAAGCGCTGCGGCGCGTGGTGGCCAGCACCGCCGAACACCAGGTGCTGTGGATCGCCCGCACCGGCGCGGAGGCGGTGCGCATGTGCGCCGACAACCGGCCCGACCTGATCCTGATGGATTTGAACATGCCGGAGCTGGACGGCGTCGAGGCCACTCGGCAGATCATGGAACACAGCCCGTGCGCGATCCTGGTGGTGACCGGCCGCCCGCAGGACAACGTCAACCAGGTGTTCCGCGCGCTCGGCGCCGGCGCGCTGGACGTGACGGCGACGCCGGTGTTGCAGGGCCAGCCCGGCGGCGACAGCGAATTACTGGCCAAGATCCGCACCATGGACAAGCTGATACGCCATAGCGGCGGCACCCAGGCGATGGCGCCGCGAACCTCGCCGAACGGCGCGGCCAATGGCCAGGCCCAGGGCTGGCACCACAGCGCCGACGGTCCGGGCGTGCCGGTGCAGGTGACGTCGCTGCTGGCGATCGGCGCCTCGACCGGCGGCCCGATGGCCGTCTCCAAGCTGCTGGCCGGCTGGACGCCGCCGCGCGGCTGCGCCATCGTGGTGGTGCAGCACATCGACCAGCACTTCGCCGACAACTTCGCGCGCTGGCTCGGCGAGCAGCTCGACATGCCGGTGCGCGCAGCCGAGGAAGGCGACGAACTGGCCGCCGGCACCGTCCTTATCGCCAAGAGTAACGATCACTTAACGCTGGATCAAAATTATCGGTTACGGTACGATGCCAATCCGAAGGAGTACGCCTACCGGCCGTCGGTCGACGTGTTTTTCCATTGCGTCGCCCAGCATTGGAAGGGCGAGGCGATCGGCGTGCTGCTGACCGGCATGGGCCGCGACGGCGCCGAGGGCCTGCTGGCCATGCGCCGCGCCGGCCACACCACGATCGCGCAGGACCAGGCCAGCAGCGCCGTCTACGGCATGCCGCGCGCCGCCGCCGAACTGGATGCGGCGCAGATGGTTTTACCGCTGACGAAGATCGGCCCCGTTTTACGCAGCACCCTGGGCAGCCGCTGA
- a CDS encoding diguanylate cyclase — translation MSEANAFAADPEAALTAFKVRVLLVDDQLIIVEAVRRMLSDQPDIEFHYTTDAGQALQTALQLQPTVILQDLVMPTIDGFGLIKIYRDEEALRHVPVIVLSAKEDPKLKAHSFSMGANDYMVKLPDKLELLARVRYHSGAHISRLQRDQAFRFLRESQKNLADANIELQKLAALDALTGIANRRRFDETMAVEWQRAQRDKKPLTLLLCDVDFFKLYNDSFGHLAGDLCLKKVAAVLTEHLKRPADLAARYGGEEFVIILPETPLTGALIVAESCRRHLEHLAIENPQATTELSSVTMSIGVASVIPSPQSSIEDLIEMADQALYAAKNAGRNRVMSADELPGATTPSSQ, via the coding sequence ATGTCAGAAGCAAACGCATTCGCAGCAGATCCAGAAGCGGCGCTTACCGCCTTCAAAGTGCGGGTACTCCTGGTGGACGACCAGTTGATCATCGTCGAAGCGGTGCGCCGCATGCTCAGCGACCAGCCGGATATCGAGTTCCATTACACGACCGACGCCGGACAGGCGTTGCAGACAGCCCTGCAGCTGCAACCGACGGTGATCCTGCAGGACCTGGTGATGCCGACCATTGACGGTTTCGGCTTGATCAAGATCTACCGCGACGAGGAAGCGCTGCGCCATGTGCCGGTGATCGTGCTGTCGGCAAAGGAAGACCCCAAGCTCAAGGCGCACAGCTTCTCCATGGGCGCCAACGACTACATGGTCAAGCTGCCAGACAAGCTGGAGCTGCTGGCCCGCGTGCGCTACCACTCCGGCGCGCATATCAGCCGCCTGCAGCGCGACCAGGCGTTCCGCTTCCTGCGCGAGAGCCAGAAGAACCTCGCCGACGCCAACATCGAGCTGCAAAAGCTGGCCGCGCTCGACGCGCTGACCGGCATCGCCAACCGGCGCCGCTTCGACGAGACCATGGCGGTCGAATGGCAGCGCGCGCAGCGCGACAAGAAGCCACTGACCCTGCTGCTGTGCGACGTGGATTTCTTCAAACTTTACAACGACAGCTTCGGCCACTTGGCGGGCGATTTGTGCCTGAAGAAGGTGGCGGCCGTCCTGACCGAACATTTGAAGCGCCCCGCCGATCTGGCGGCGCGCTACGGCGGCGAGGAATTCGTCATTATCCTGCCTGAGACACCGCTGACCGGGGCACTGATCGTGGCCGAGTCATGCCGCCGCCACCTGGAACACCTGGCCATCGAGAACCCCCAGGCGACCACCGAGCTGTCATCGGTGACGATGTCGATCGGCGTGGCAAGCGTGATACCTTCGCCGCAGTCGAGTATCGAGGATCTGATCGAGATGGCCGACCAGGCGCTGTACGCCGCGAAGAACGCAGGCCGCAACCGCGTCATGAGCGCGGACGAACTGCCCGGCGCCACCACCCCATCATCCCAATAA
- a CDS encoding hybrid sensor histidine kinase/response regulator: MSQDNNGDLSQFSMMDLFRMEADSQTQILTDGLLAMERLKDAGTVESMMRAAHSIKGAAAIVGLEVVVQLAHRMEDAFVAAQHGKLALTPNRVDVLLAGVDLILQLSRLQDSGLDPWLAANAAHVTSTLDAITTIAFLPEPVNLQMEAGLLPPISAPVTTAPYFPPGELPVAAFPPAPAPVPATLPAQVSAPPPDEPPAAPAARPHAAPKAAQNFDKLLSLASESRINAHQMHPFVQSMQRFKRNQSSLFSVIEQLHEAISNSTDAKLKEQSLVALQKTHPLKQFVLEHIADIEAYERRLLAVSQGMVDEVLTMRMRPFRDGVQSFPRMVRDLARTLGKDVRLEIVGEDTLVDRDILARIESPLNHMLRNAIDHGMDTASARIAAGKPGTGTIMLEAKHRAGMLSIEISDDGRGVDLEKIRRRVIERKMASAQMAGSLSSAELLEFLFLPAFSLKESTTEISGRGVGLDIVHETIRSQNGTVRIESELGVGFRTCITLPLTQSIVRALVVDVKGEAYAMPIAQVERVVKIPQSAIHTLENKQFFDYGGEHLGLVSASQVLELGDTDAGSGELAVVVIGTGARRYALVVDTIRGEQSLAVQSIDPIFGKMRDISAAALLDDGEPVLILDVPDLLLSIDKLLHEGGLHQLTKSDHAERRKTKRILVVDDSLTVREMERKLLLGRGFQVDIAIDGIDGWNVVRSGDYDLVITDVDMPRMDGIELVTLIKKDIHLHKLPVMIVSYKDRPEDRARGLSAGADYYLTKGSFHDETLLDAVSDLIGDASR, encoded by the coding sequence TGGCCATGGAGCGCCTGAAGGACGCCGGCACGGTCGAATCGATGATGCGCGCCGCCCACTCGATCAAGGGCGCCGCCGCCATCGTCGGCCTGGAAGTGGTGGTGCAGCTTGCGCACCGCATGGAGGACGCCTTCGTCGCCGCCCAACACGGCAAGCTGGCCCTGACGCCCAACCGGGTCGACGTGCTGCTGGCCGGCGTCGACCTCATATTGCAGCTGTCACGCCTCCAGGACAGCGGCCTTGACCCCTGGCTGGCCGCCAACGCCGCCCACGTCACGAGCACGCTCGACGCCATCACCACCATCGCCTTCCTTCCCGAGCCGGTCAACCTGCAAATGGAGGCGGGCCTGCTGCCGCCCATCTCGGCGCCGGTGACGACGGCGCCGTACTTCCCGCCCGGCGAGCTGCCGGTGGCGGCGTTCCCGCCCGCTCCGGCGCCCGTCCCCGCCACGCTTCCGGCACAGGTTTCCGCGCCACCGCCGGACGAGCCGCCCGCCGCGCCGGCCGCGCGCCCGCACGCCGCGCCCAAGGCGGCCCAAAACTTCGACAAGCTGCTCTCGCTGGCCAGCGAGTCGCGCATCAACGCGCACCAGATGCATCCGTTCGTGCAGAGCATGCAGCGCTTCAAGCGCAACCAAAGCAGTCTTTTTTCCGTCATCGAGCAGCTGCACGAGGCGATCTCCAACAGCACCGACGCCAAGCTGAAGGAACAGTCGCTGGTGGCGCTGCAAAAGACCCATCCGCTCAAGCAGTTCGTGCTCGAGCACATCGCCGACATCGAAGCCTACGAGCGCCGCCTGCTGGCCGTCTCGCAAGGGATGGTGGACGAGGTGCTGACCATGCGCATGCGGCCGTTCCGCGACGGCGTGCAGTCCTTCCCGCGCATGGTGCGCGATCTGGCGCGTACCTTGGGCAAAGATGTGCGGCTGGAGATCGTCGGCGAGGACACGCTGGTCGACCGCGACATCCTGGCCAGGATCGAAAGTCCGCTCAACCACATGCTGCGCAACGCCATCGACCACGGCATGGACACGGCGTCGGCGCGCATCGCGGCCGGCAAGCCGGGCACCGGCACCATCATGCTGGAGGCGAAGCACCGCGCCGGCATGCTCAGTATCGAGATCAGCGACGACGGCCGTGGCGTCGACCTGGAAAAAATCCGCCGCCGGGTGATCGAGCGCAAGATGGCCAGTGCGCAGATGGCCGGCTCGCTGTCGTCGGCCGAGCTGCTGGAATTCCTGTTCCTGCCGGCCTTCAGCCTGAAGGAAAGCACCACCGAGATTTCCGGGCGCGGCGTGGGCCTCGACATCGTCCACGAAACCATCCGTTCGCAAAACGGCACCGTGCGCATCGAATCGGAGCTCGGTGTCGGCTTCCGCACCTGCATCACGCTGCCGTTGACGCAGTCGATCGTGCGGGCGCTGGTGGTCGACGTCAAGGGCGAAGCCTACGCCATGCCGATCGCCCAGGTCGAACGGGTGGTCAAGATACCGCAATCGGCCATCCACACGCTGGAGAACAAGCAGTTCTTCGACTACGGCGGCGAGCATCTGGGCCTGGTCTCGGCCTCGCAGGTGCTGGAACTGGGCGACACCGACGCCGGCAGCGGCGAGTTGGCGGTGGTTGTCATCGGCACCGGCGCGCGCCGCTATGCGCTGGTGGTCGACACCATCCGCGGCGAACAAAGCCTGGCGGTGCAAAGCATCGATCCGATCTTCGGCAAGATGCGCGACATCTCGGCCGCCGCCCTGCTCGACGACGGCGAGCCGGTGCTGATACTGGACGTGCCGGACCTGCTGCTGTCGATCGACAAACTGCTGCACGAGGGCGGCCTGCATCAATTGACCAAGTCCGACCACGCCGAACGGCGCAAGACCAAGCGCATCCTGGTGGTCGACGATTCGCTGACGGTGCGCGAAATGGAGCGCAAACTGCTGCTTGGCAGGGGCTTCCAGGTCGACATCGCGATCGACGGCATCGACGGCTGGAACGTGGTGCGCAGCGGCGACTACGACCTGGTGATCACCGACGTCGACATGCCGCGCATGGACGGTATCGAACTTGTCACGCTTATTAAGAAGGACATTCACCTCCATAAGCTGCCAGTCATGATAGTCTCCTATAAAGACAGACCCGAAGACCGGGCGCGCGGGCTTTCGGCCGGCGCAGACTACTACCTGACCAAGGGCAGCTTCCACGACGAGACGCTGCTTGACGCGGTCAGCGATTTGATTGGAGACGCCAGTAGATGA